The following proteins are co-located in the Deltaproteobacteria bacterium HGW-Deltaproteobacteria-2 genome:
- a CDS encoding transcription termination/antitermination protein NusA, with protein sequence MLLPELKRLIEQMGKDKGINKDIITGALEAAMLTAASKKLGQNVDIEAHYNDETGEIEVFQFKTVVDKVVDHETQISKEEAREKLDEGAEPGDSLGMKIETSSFGRIAVQMAKQIIIQRVKDAECDNIYEEYKDRKGELVNGFVQRFEGGNIIVNLGRAEGVVPPTEQIHRETYKRGERIRSYIIDVKKNSKGPQIIMSRTHPAFLKALFEVEVPEISEGLIDIVNVAREPGKRGKISVRSKDKDIDPVGACVGMRGSRVQSVVQELRGEKIDIIPYSEDAAKYVSSSLSPAKVSRVFIDDDNRTMTVIVPDDQLSLAIGKNGQNVRLAVKLTGWNIDMKSETMAVAKQEEQEGQSELTKITGIGPAMAEKLFSKGIKSIAMLAVAEPEILSSIPGISEKAAQQWIETAGQILIEEAVNNKQNNL encoded by the coding sequence ATGTTACTACCAGAACTTAAACGTCTGATTGAACAGATGGGTAAGGACAAGGGTATAAATAAAGATATTATTACCGGTGCGCTCGAAGCGGCAATGCTTACGGCTGCAAGTAAAAAGCTTGGACAAAACGTTGATATAGAAGCTCATTACAACGATGAAACCGGAGAAATTGAAGTTTTCCAATTCAAAACCGTTGTCGATAAAGTCGTTGATCATGAAACACAAATTTCTAAAGAAGAAGCGAGAGAAAAACTCGATGAAGGAGCTGAGCCCGGTGACAGTCTGGGAATGAAAATCGAAACCAGTTCCTTTGGGCGCATTGCCGTGCAAATGGCCAAACAAATAATTATTCAGAGAGTTAAAGACGCGGAATGCGACAATATTTATGAAGAATATAAAGACAGAAAAGGCGAATTGGTAAATGGCTTTGTCCAAAGATTTGAAGGCGGCAATATCATTGTCAATTTAGGACGCGCGGAAGGTGTTGTGCCTCCGACGGAACAAATTCATCGGGAAACTTATAAACGCGGAGAAAGAATCCGCTCGTATATTATTGATGTAAAGAAGAATTCCAAGGGGCCGCAAATCATAATGTCCCGCACGCATCCGGCATTTTTAAAGGCGCTTTTCGAAGTGGAAGTTCCGGAAATTTCGGAAGGGCTTATCGACATTGTCAATGTAGCCCGGGAGCCGGGTAAAAGAGGGAAAATTTCCGTCAGATCCAAAGACAAGGATATCGATCCTGTGGGCGCATGCGTTGGTATGAGAGGTTCACGAGTGCAGAGTGTCGTGCAGGAATTGCGCGGCGAGAAAATAGATATTATTCCTTACAGCGAGGATGCGGCTAAATATGTAAGCAGTTCCTTATCGCCCGCCAAAGTTAGCAGGGTGTTTATTGATGATGACAACCGAACGATGACGGTTATTGTCCCCGATGACCAACTCTCTCTGGCCATCGGTAAGAACGGGCAAAATGTCCGGCTGGCGGTTAAGCTCACGGGTTGGAACATTGACATGAAGAGTGAAACGATGGCCGTTGCTAAACAGGAAGAACAAGAAGGACAAAGTGAGCTGACAAAAATCACGGGAATTGGGCCGGCTATGGCGGAGAAGCTCTTCAGTAAAGGTATCAAGAGTATTGCCATGCTTGCAGTAGCAGAACCCGAGATACTGTCTTCAATCCCCGGTATTAGCGAAAAGGCTGCTCAACAATGGATTGAAACGGCAGGGCAAATATTAATTGAAGAAGCCGTCAATAATAAACAAAATAATTTATAA